A portion of the Clostridium gelidum genome contains these proteins:
- a CDS encoding SRPBCC family protein — translation MSKARKSEITATFKTDIKIVWDVVTNNNDYKWRSDIERIEIIDNGNTFIEYTPNGISTKFTITKKNLYNRYEFNLENKNFTGSWVGDFSEIEKGGTKIVFTENIFIKNPIIRVLSYLFMDLKKIQNNYILDLKRKLGEE, via the coding sequence ATGAGTAAAGCAAGAAAATCAGAAATAACAGCAACTTTTAAAACGGATATAAAGATTGTTTGGGATGTTGTAACAAACAATAATGATTATAAGTGGCGTAGCGATATTGAACGCATTGAGATAATTGATAATGGAAATACTTTTATAGAATATACGCCAAATGGTATTTCAACAAAGTTTACAATTACAAAAAAGAATTTATATAATAGATATGAATTTAACTTGGAAAATAAAAATTTTACAGGTTCTTGGGTTGGAGATTTTTCAGAAATTGAAAAGGGTGGAACAAAAATTGTTTTTACTGAAAATATTTTTATTAAAAATCCTATAATTAGAGTTTTATCATATTTATTTATGGATTTAAAGAAAATACAAAATAATTACATTTTAGATTTAAAAAGAAAATTAGGTGAGGAATAG
- a CDS encoding arsenate reductase family protein yields the protein MNIQIFGTKKCFDTKKADRFFKERKIQFQFIDLNEKSMSKGELNSVLRSVNINDLINSKCKEYMKLNFNNIRSTEIKAELLLKNQKVMNTPVVRNGGEATVGYNLEVWNKWIENN from the coding sequence ATGAATATACAAATATTTGGAACTAAAAAATGTTTTGATACTAAAAAGGCAGATCGCTTTTTTAAGGAAAGAAAAATACAATTTCAATTTATTGATTTAAATGAGAAATCCATGAGCAAAGGTGAACTTAATAGTGTACTTCGCTCAGTAAATATTAATGATTTAATAAATAGTAAATGTAAAGAATATATGAAATTGAATTTTAATAATATTAGAAGCACTGAAATAAAAGCTGAATTGTTATTAAAGAATCAAAAAGTTATGAATACGCCTGTGGTAAGAAATGGTGGTGAAGCTACAGTTGGGTATAACTTAGAAGTATGGAATAAGTGGATAGAGAATAACTAA